The proteins below come from a single Planctomycetaceae bacterium genomic window:
- a CDS encoding DUF1553 domain-containing protein: MTARVWVNRVWMHHFGAPLVENPDDFGLRTQQPLQHELLEYLAAYFVSNGWRTKPLHELILSSRAYQRASIIPDDQRMAMQRQTDPDNHSCLARNRRRLDLEQMRDTILRFPGGWMKPCTAGRR; this comes from the coding sequence CTGACCGCGCGCGTCTGGGTGAATCGCGTCTGGATGCATCACTTTGGAGCGCCGCTTGTCGAAAATCCCGATGATTTCGGGCTGCGGACGCAGCAGCCACTGCAACACGAACTGCTGGAATATCTGGCGGCCTACTTTGTCAGCAACGGCTGGCGAACAAAGCCGCTGCACGAGCTGATTCTGTCGTCGCGCGCCTACCAGCGGGCCTCGATCATTCCTGACGATCAACGCATGGCGATGCAGCGGCAGACAGACCCCGACAATCACTCATGTCTGGCACGCAATCGGCGCCGGCTCGATCTGGAACAGATGCGAGATACCATCCTGCGGTTTCCGGGCGGCTGGATGAAACCATGTACGGCCGGCCGCCGCTGA
- a CDS encoding S9 family peptidase has product MTIKTLLTSAWICFVACASTAFGQETRMTPELLWKLGRLSSPTLSADGNLVAYTVRRYDLKENSGKSTVYVKDLASGGQRELLTDWSSISDLQFGPSPFGERLFFTGLSGTEENASSQVWAMNPIDGALLQVTDFTAKDFPWTNEKDTKDATDAESSDDDDSEFSGIANLKVSPTGHHIAFTADIKLDKTVQDLYEDLPKADARIIDSLMFRHWNAWHDYKYSHLHVAAIGDNGRSGKPTDLMKNQRVDCPVPPFGGSEQFAWSPDGQEIAYTAKDVKNWAESTDSDVYLVSIADPASAKNITEGMEGYDNDPSYSPDGRLLAFHSMQRAGFESDRNRIMIYDRSSGAITEATAGLDQTAHGAHWTPDSSGILFTSERNGTVQVFRVNPSGGGAHEISSGRFDWEAYDVFPAGDRALVTFSSMIRPNELAVMSLTDGKATTISGINDEIYKTLELPTIRERWVKATDGKQIHTWVIYPPDFDEKKQWPMLTYCQGGPQGQIGQWFSYRWNFHLMAASGYVVAAPNRRGLPGFGREWNDQISGDWGGQAMQDLLSVTDELAATDYIDERRVGAVGASFGGYTVYWLMGNAGDRFACMLAHCGVFNLESMYGSTEELFFVNWDLGGPYWKADMIQRDYDRFSPHRFVKNWKTPLLIVHGEKDFRVPVTQGMEAFTAAQIQGVPSKFLYFPNEGHWVLGPQNGVLWHRVFFEWLDTYCKPAAAQGVSASVR; this is encoded by the coding sequence ATGACCATCAAGACACTTCTGACCAGCGCATGGATTTGCTTCGTTGCCTGCGCATCAACAGCCTTCGGCCAGGAAACGCGGATGACTCCGGAGCTGCTGTGGAAGCTGGGACGACTCAGCAGTCCGACATTGTCCGCCGACGGAAACCTGGTGGCATACACCGTTCGCCGGTATGACCTGAAGGAGAATTCCGGAAAGAGTACGGTCTATGTCAAAGACCTGGCATCGGGAGGTCAGCGCGAACTGCTGACCGACTGGAGTTCCATTTCCGATCTGCAGTTCGGACCCTCACCCTTCGGCGAACGACTGTTCTTCACGGGCCTGTCGGGAACAGAAGAAAACGCGTCGTCGCAGGTCTGGGCGATGAATCCGATCGACGGTGCTTTGTTGCAGGTCACTGACTTCACCGCGAAAGACTTTCCATGGACGAACGAGAAGGACACGAAAGACGCCACCGACGCCGAATCTTCCGATGACGACGACAGTGAATTCAGCGGAATCGCAAATCTGAAGGTCTCTCCCACCGGACATCACATCGCTTTCACCGCCGATATCAAGCTCGACAAGACCGTGCAGGACCTTTACGAAGACCTGCCGAAAGCCGATGCGAGGATCATCGATTCCCTGATGTTTCGTCACTGGAATGCCTGGCACGATTACAAGTACAGCCACCTGCATGTGGCCGCGATTGGCGACAACGGTCGCTCCGGAAAACCGACGGACCTGATGAAGAATCAGCGAGTCGACTGCCCGGTCCCGCCGTTCGGCGGCAGTGAACAGTTCGCGTGGTCGCCGGACGGACAGGAAATCGCCTATACCGCAAAGGACGTGAAGAACTGGGCCGAATCCACTGACAGCGATGTGTATCTGGTCAGCATTGCCGACCCCGCGTCCGCGAAGAACATCACGGAGGGCATGGAAGGTTATGACAACGACCCGTCGTATTCGCCGGATGGAAGGCTGCTGGCGTTTCATTCGATGCAGCGTGCCGGGTTTGAATCGGACCGCAACCGGATCATGATCTATGACCGCAGCAGTGGTGCCATCACCGAAGCCACGGCAGGACTTGATCAGACGGCTCACGGAGCCCACTGGACTCCCGACAGCAGCGGTATCCTGTTCACTTCGGAACGCAACGGAACCGTTCAGGTCTTTCGCGTGAACCCGTCGGGCGGGGGTGCTCACGAAATCAGCAGCGGACGTTTCGACTGGGAAGCGTACGACGTATTCCCGGCGGGAGATCGCGCGCTCGTCACATTCAGCAGCATGATCCGGCCGAACGAACTGGCGGTGATGTCACTGACTGACGGCAAAGCCACGACAATCTCCGGCATCAACGACGAGATCTATAAAACGCTCGAACTGCCGACAATCCGGGAACGCTGGGTCAAAGCCACTGACGGAAAACAGATTCACACGTGGGTCATTTATCCGCCGGACTTCGACGAGAAAAAGCAATGGCCGATGCTGACGTACTGTCAGGGCGGTCCGCAGGGCCAGATCGGTCAGTGGTTTTCCTATCGGTGGAATTTCCACCTGATGGCGGCCAGCGGCTATGTGGTTGCCGCTCCCAATCGACGCGGCCTGCCGGGCTTCGGTCGGGAATGGAACGACCAGATCAGCGGCGACTGGGGCGGACAGGCCATGCAGGACCTGCTGTCGGTGACGGACGAACTGGCCGCGACCGACTACATCGATGAACGGCGCGTCGGCGCAGTTGGCGCCAGCTTCGGCGGCTACACCGTTTACTGGCTGATGGGCAACGCAGGCGATCGCTTCGCCTGCATGCTGGCCCACTGCGGCGTGTTCAATCTGGAATCCATGTACGGCTCAACCGAAGAACTGTTCTTCGTCAACTGGGATCTGGGCGGTCCGTACTGGAAGGCAGACATGATTCAGCGCGACTATGATCGGTTCTCGCCGCACCGGTTTGTGAAGAACTGGAAGACACCGCTGCTGATTGTTCACGGCGAGAAGGACTTTCGGGTCCCGGTGACTCAGGGCATGGAAGCATTCACCGCCGCACAGATTCAGGGCGTGCCTTCGAAGTTCCTGTACTTTCCGAACGAAGGTCACTGGGTGCTGGGACCACAGAACGGAGTGCTCTGGCACCGAGTGTTCTTCGAATGGCTCGACACATACTGCAAGCCGGCAGCGGCGCAGGGCGTGTCTGCATCTGTTCGATGA
- a CDS encoding DUF1501 domain-containing protein — protein sequence MNTEFSRRQLLRGMGTGLGMVAMPALLRAADGPLAAKAPHFPATAKHIIHIYLNGGPSQVDTWDPKPELTRWGGRKLPTGNLTTERETGVALPSPFRFRQYGDSGLWCSEIFHETASQHADRICVIRSMFANTPNHEQSMRLMNTGDERLSRPSYGSWLTYGLGCENQNLPGFVTLCPGLPVADSSNWRSSFLPGIFQGTYLDTRKTEITELLANIRNDSLSPIQQRRQLDLLARLNRRHQQPRSDDAALEARIQSFELAFRMQMQATDALDISKESKTTHDRYRADTVHGRQLLMARRLIERGVRVVQCYHGDVQPWDSHGNIAGEHRRLGNEIDGPTAALISDLADRGLLDETLIICGGEFGRTPAVEIPIGQTAPPTGRDHNHHGFSVWLAGGGVKGGMAYGATDEFGYRAVENRTHVHDLHATMLRLMGFDHEHLTYRHAGRDFRLTDVHGNVVTDIIA from the coding sequence ATGAACACGGAATTCTCACGACGTCAACTGCTTCGCGGCATGGGCACAGGGCTGGGCATGGTTGCAATGCCGGCGCTGCTGCGTGCCGCGGACGGGCCGCTGGCAGCGAAAGCTCCACACTTTCCCGCGACGGCAAAGCACATCATCCACATCTATCTGAACGGCGGCCCGTCGCAGGTCGACACCTGGGATCCCAAGCCGGAACTCACACGCTGGGGCGGCAGAAAGTTGCCGACGGGAAACCTGACGACGGAACGCGAAACCGGCGTTGCTCTGCCGTCGCCGTTCCGGTTCCGGCAATACGGAGACAGCGGCCTGTGGTGCAGTGAGATTTTTCACGAAACAGCGTCACAACATGCCGACCGAATCTGCGTGATCCGATCGATGTTCGCCAACACGCCGAATCACGAACAAAGCATGAGACTGATGAATACGGGTGACGAACGTCTGTCGCGGCCCAGCTACGGTTCGTGGCTGACGTACGGGCTTGGCTGCGAGAATCAGAACCTGCCTGGGTTCGTCACGCTGTGTCCCGGACTGCCGGTGGCCGATTCATCCAACTGGCGCAGTTCGTTTCTGCCGGGAATCTTTCAGGGCACCTATCTGGATACGCGCAAGACGGAAATCACCGAACTGCTGGCGAACATTCGCAACGACAGCCTGTCACCGATTCAGCAGCGCCGGCAATTGGATCTCCTGGCACGACTCAATCGGCGTCACCAGCAGCCGCGAAGCGACGACGCCGCTCTGGAAGCAAGGATACAGTCCTTCGAGCTGGCCTTTCGCATGCAGATGCAGGCCACCGACGCGCTGGACATTTCGAAGGAATCAAAAACCACGCATGACCGGTACAGGGCCGATACGGTTCACGGCCGGCAGCTTCTGATGGCGCGGCGGCTGATCGAACGGGGAGTCCGCGTTGTTCAGTGCTACCACGGCGACGTGCAGCCATGGGATTCCCACGGTAATATCGCCGGCGAGCACCGCCGCCTGGGAAATGAAATCGACGGCCCGACCGCCGCGCTGATTTCCGACCTGGCCGACCGCGGGCTGCTGGACGAAACGCTGATCATCTGCGGCGGCGAATTCGGCAGGACTCCGGCGGTCGAAATTCCCATCGGTCAGACCGCTCCGCCGACGGGACGCGATCACAATCACCACGGCTTTTCCGTGTGGCTGGCCGGCGGCGGTGTGAAGGGTGGCATGGCGTACGGAGCGACCGACGAATTCGGTTATCGCGCCGTCGAGAACCGCACTCATGTCCACGACCTGCACGCCACGATGCTGCGACTGATGGGATTTGACCACGAGCATCTGACGTATCGCCACGCCGGTCGCGACTTCCGGCTGACCGATGTGCATGGCAACGTCGTGACCGACATCATCGCCTGA
- a CDS encoding DUF1549 domain-containing protein: MPPTCHPRQRFLRIILIAAATVISAVSTAQQNSADDGIEFFEKRVRPILAEHCLHCHGPDEASGNLRLDSKSGWQRGGEAGPAIVPGDPAASALIRAVSYEDPELRMPPPDDGGRLSEQQIQDLVTWVRNGATDPRTGPRVVTDIEAAARDHWAFQPVQAPVVDSTDNPIDVLIERKLLESGMVPTQPADMKTLIRRAAFDLIGLPPTIQQLATPREQFPKLVQQLLASSRYGERWGRHWLDVARYSDAKDGVLMYGDARIRPFAYTYRDYVIRAFNDDKPFDRFIREQLAADQLDLPEDSPDLAAMGLLTLGRMFDGNRHDVIDDQIDVVTRGFQGLTVGCARCHDHKFDPVPTADYYSLYGVFASCEEPLERPRIQDISEAGTAFETEFNAKRDEVLAARQAHYDEVLQVARDRTPDYLVQVATTEPDISETTIFFLSLIPDQLRPQVTWRWRQLIARRAWADDSVFGPWHDMMNEPVLRPDEWRQSGVDQRIIDGLVAAEPKTPEQVARAYGNILRDVWLQHVEASRSESPPSDSAVENDPLLSLLLTRSGPVWFPIEDTARYLERQQADAFRGLVSQLDAIAVKHNDAAAASDGADGFRRPLRPGDLPARRSRSSRRSGSAAVFGRGDRPRTKAVLQRQRPAGSGQCNCVTRQSSDRARLGESRLDASLWSAACRKSR; encoded by the coding sequence ATGCCACCCACCTGCCATCCCCGCCAGCGTTTCCTGCGCATCATCCTGATTGCGGCCGCGACAGTGATCTCCGCAGTGAGTACCGCACAGCAGAATTCCGCCGACGACGGGATTGAATTCTTCGAAAAGCGAGTTCGCCCGATCCTTGCGGAACACTGTCTTCACTGTCACGGTCCGGACGAAGCGTCGGGGAATCTGCGACTCGATTCAAAATCCGGCTGGCAGCGCGGCGGCGAGGCCGGTCCGGCGATCGTGCCGGGCGATCCCGCGGCCAGTGCACTGATTCGAGCAGTTTCGTACGAAGATCCGGAACTCAGGATGCCTCCGCCCGATGACGGCGGTCGCCTGAGCGAACAACAGATTCAGGATCTGGTGACGTGGGTTCGAAACGGAGCCACAGATCCTCGCACGGGTCCGCGAGTCGTCACGGATATTGAAGCGGCGGCGCGCGATCACTGGGCGTTTCAGCCGGTTCAGGCCCCCGTCGTTGATTCCACCGACAATCCGATCGATGTGCTGATCGAACGAAAGCTGCTGGAATCAGGCATGGTCCCAACGCAGCCGGCGGATATGAAGACGCTGATTCGCCGTGCTGCTTTCGACCTGATCGGACTTCCTCCCACGATTCAGCAGCTCGCCACGCCCCGCGAACAATTCCCGAAGCTCGTGCAGCAATTGCTGGCGTCGTCGCGATACGGAGAACGCTGGGGCCGGCACTGGCTGGACGTGGCACGCTATTCCGATGCCAAGGACGGTGTGCTGATGTACGGCGACGCCAGAATTCGTCCGTTCGCCTACACCTATCGCGACTACGTCATTCGCGCCTTTAACGATGACAAGCCGTTTGACCGATTCATCCGCGAACAACTTGCCGCCGATCAGTTGGATCTGCCCGAAGACTCACCCGACCTGGCGGCCATGGGGCTGCTGACTCTTGGCAGGATGTTTGACGGCAATCGCCACGACGTTATCGACGACCAGATTGACGTCGTCACTCGCGGATTCCAGGGACTGACCGTCGGCTGCGCCAGATGCCACGATCACAAGTTCGACCCCGTTCCGACGGCCGACTACTACTCGCTGTACGGCGTCTTCGCGAGTTGCGAGGAACCTCTGGAACGACCGCGCATCCAGGACATTTCGGAAGCCGGCACCGCCTTCGAAACAGAATTCAACGCCAAACGAGACGAAGTGCTGGCCGCTCGCCAGGCTCATTATGACGAAGTGCTTCAAGTCGCCCGCGATCGGACTCCCGACTATCTGGTGCAGGTTGCGACAACGGAACCCGATATTTCCGAAACGACGATCTTCTTCCTGTCACTGATCCCGGACCAGCTTCGACCGCAGGTCACCTGGCGATGGCGGCAGTTGATTGCCCGGCGAGCCTGGGCCGACGATTCGGTTTTCGGTCCCTGGCACGACATGATGAACGAACCGGTGCTGCGGCCGGACGAATGGCGGCAAAGCGGCGTCGATCAGCGAATCATCGACGGACTGGTGGCAGCGGAACCGAAGACTCCCGAACAGGTCGCTCGCGCGTATGGCAACATCCTCCGCGACGTCTGGTTGCAGCATGTCGAGGCATCCCGATCGGAGTCGCCCCCGTCGGACTCGGCGGTTGAGAACGACCCGCTGCTGTCTCTGCTGTTGACTCGCTCCGGACCCGTCTGGTTTCCGATTGAAGACACCGCCCGATATCTGGAGCGACAGCAGGCGGACGCATTTCGCGGCCTGGTCAGTCAACTGGACGCAATCGCCGTCAAACACAACGACGCGGCCGCGGCGAGCGATGGTGCTGATGGATTCCGACGTCCTCTGCGACCCGGTGATCTTCCAGCGAGGAGATCCCGGAGCTCGCGGCGCTCCGGTTCCGCGGCGGTTTTTGGCCGCGGTGACCGGCCCCGGACGAAAGCCGTTCTCCAGCGGCAGCGGCCGGCTGGATCTGGCCAATGCAATTGCGTCACGCGACAATCCTCTGACCGCGCGCGTCTGGGTGAATCGCGTCTGGATGCATCACTTTGGAGCGCCGCTTGTCGAAAATCCCGATGA
- a CDS encoding DUF1501 domain-containing protein: MLTITGRGGSLRGNFCDGISRRGFLTIGGLAMGGLSLPQVLRAEAEGSAPRSHKGIINIYLPGGPSHLDLWDLKPEAPSEIRGEFNPIRTNVPGIEICELFPRMAAMMDKFIPVRSICDADGRHDCYQCMTGRRFDSRKPPGGWPAAGSWVSAIQGEVNSAVPPNVALMYQTGNRTWGEPGTGGFLGVAHTPFNLVGRKPRTSADSMTLQGISLDRLRDRRQLLSGFDQFRRAADTRGVMDSMDVYTQQAMGILTNSALADGLDLSKEDPEIVARYGTSDETFQRDGAPKMIENFCIARRLIEAGARFVSLNYSRWDWHGGDGMNFPRSREEFPLLDQGLSALVTDLHERGLDKDVSVVVWGEFGRTPKINQNASRDHWPQVSCAMLAGGGMKTGQVLGATNRLGEYASERPVKFQEIFATLYHNIGLDVHGFRMFDQSGVPQYLVDEGIEPISEII; this comes from the coding sequence ATGTTGACGATCACAGGTCGTGGCGGATCTTTGCGGGGCAACTTCTGCGACGGGATTTCGCGTCGGGGCTTCCTGACGATTGGCGGCCTGGCAATGGGAGGTCTCTCGCTGCCTCAGGTTCTGCGAGCTGAAGCCGAAGGCAGCGCTCCGAGATCTCACAAGGGCATCATCAATATCTATCTGCCGGGCGGTCCGTCTCATCTGGATTTGTGGGATCTGAAGCCGGAGGCTCCCAGCGAGATTCGCGGTGAGTTCAATCCGATCCGCACGAACGTGCCGGGAATCGAAATCTGCGAATTGTTTCCGCGCATGGCGGCGATGATGGACAAGTTCATTCCGGTCCGTTCGATCTGCGACGCCGACGGCCGGCACGACTGTTATCAGTGCATGACCGGACGCCGATTCGACAGTCGCAAGCCGCCGGGAGGCTGGCCGGCCGCAGGTTCCTGGGTTTCGGCGATTCAGGGCGAAGTCAATTCCGCCGTGCCGCCGAACGTGGCGCTGATGTATCAAACCGGCAACCGTACCTGGGGTGAACCGGGCACCGGTGGATTTCTGGGCGTCGCTCACACGCCGTTCAATCTTGTGGGACGCAAGCCGCGAACGTCGGCGGATTCGATGACGCTGCAGGGAATCTCGCTGGACCGGCTTCGCGACCGTCGGCAACTGCTGTCCGGCTTCGATCAGTTCCGCCGGGCCGCGGATACTCGCGGCGTCATGGACAGCATGGACGTTTACACACAGCAGGCGATGGGGATTCTGACAAATTCTGCCCTGGCGGATGGCCTGGACCTGTCGAAGGAAGATCCGGAAATCGTGGCTCGCTACGGCACCAGTGACGAAACGTTTCAGCGCGACGGTGCTCCGAAGATGATCGAAAACTTCTGCATCGCTCGACGTCTGATTGAAGCCGGTGCTCGCTTTGTGTCGCTGAACTACAGCCGCTGGGACTGGCACGGCGGCGATGGCATGAACTTTCCCCGCTCGCGCGAAGAGTTTCCGCTGCTGGATCAGGGACTGTCTGCGCTCGTCACGGATCTGCATGAACGGGGTCTCGACAAAGATGTCTCCGTGGTTGTCTGGGGTGAGTTCGGCCGGACTCCCAAGATCAATCAGAACGCCAGCCGCGACCACTGGCCTCAGGTATCCTGTGCGATGCTGGCCGGCGGAGGCATGAAGACCGGCCAGGTTCTGGGGGCGACCAATCGCCTGGGCGAATACGCGTCGGAGCGTCCTGTGAAGTTCCAGGAAATCTTCGCGACGCTGTATCACAACATCGGCCTGGATGTCCACGGCTTCCGGATGTTCGACCAGAGCGGCGTGCCGCAGTATCTGGTCGACGAAGGCATCGAACCGATTTCTGAAATCATCTGA
- a CDS encoding DUF1501 domain-containing protein codes for MLKLSLGTVATAGVTPRVTGSDSSVRIPHFVPQAKHVIFCFMQGGMSHVDIFDPKPVLDEYDGRNTINDNIQSQGPGSRQWLASPWKFRQHGESGIPFSSLLPHLAACADDVTIIRSMRGGLPLHSVGNLFLHSGRNRAGFPSWGAWINYGLGSENSNLPGHILMHYDEVLPGGMENFSNGFLPAQHQATPLRADGIPLDNLQSRDRSAAAQQIKLEFLQSRDRTLSEELGGQRDIDAAVLNYQLARRMQDHLPRALNIEAESRAVQKLYGLGSGDPQKERYATHCLRARRLIEAGVRFIEIVTPPGFSANGSWDQHGELRKGHGANCFIVDQPIAALIRDLKSRGLFDETIIVVAGEMGRTPHSAGRDGRDHHTSCYSILVAGGGFQRGFVYGRTDDFGMSVVENPVTVHDLHATVLHQLGIDHEALTYRFGGRDFTLPDVEGRVNDDLIRA; via the coding sequence ATGCTGAAGTTGTCTCTCGGCACGGTGGCAACCGCGGGTGTGACGCCGCGCGTGACGGGTTCGGATTCGTCAGTTCGCATCCCGCATTTTGTCCCGCAGGCAAAGCACGTCATTTTCTGTTTCATGCAGGGTGGAATGTCGCACGTCGACATTTTCGATCCCAAACCCGTGCTTGATGAATATGACGGCCGGAACACGATCAACGACAACATTCAGTCTCAGGGCCCCGGAAGTCGCCAATGGCTGGCCAGTCCCTGGAAGTTTCGTCAGCACGGAGAATCGGGAATTCCGTTCAGCAGCCTGCTGCCTCACCTGGCTGCGTGCGCCGACGACGTGACCATCATCCGTTCGATGCGCGGCGGCCTGCCTCTGCATTCGGTGGGCAATCTGTTCCTGCATTCCGGCCGCAATCGCGCGGGGTTTCCAAGCTGGGGTGCGTGGATCAATTACGGCCTGGGCAGCGAAAACTCAAACCTGCCCGGCCACATCCTGATGCACTACGACGAAGTGCTGCCGGGCGGAATGGAGAACTTCTCGAATGGATTCCTGCCGGCTCAGCACCAGGCGACGCCGCTGCGAGCGGACGGCATTCCGCTCGACAATCTGCAGTCGCGCGACCGGTCCGCCGCTGCACAGCAAATCAAGCTGGAGTTCCTGCAGTCACGTGACCGGACGCTGTCGGAAGAACTCGGAGGTCAGCGGGATATCGACGCGGCCGTGCTTAACTATCAGCTTGCCCGGCGGATGCAGGATCATCTGCCGCGAGCACTCAACATCGAAGCGGAAAGCCGGGCCGTTCAGAAGCTGTACGGTCTGGGGTCGGGAGATCCGCAGAAGGAACGCTACGCCACGCATTGCCTGCGAGCACGGCGGCTGATCGAAGCAGGAGTCCGCTTCATCGAAATCGTCACGCCACCGGGATTCAGCGCCAATGGTTCCTGGGATCAGCACGGCGAACTCAGAAAAGGGCATGGAGCCAACTGCTTCATCGTTGACCAGCCCATCGCCGCTCTGATCCGCGACCTGAAATCGCGCGGACTGTTCGATGAAACGATCATTGTGGTCGCTGGCGAAATGGGCCGGACTCCGCATTCCGCCGGCCGCGACGGGCGAGATCACCACACGTCGTGCTATTCGATTCTTGTTGCCGGCGGCGGATTCCAGCGTGGCTTCGTCTACGGTCGAACTGACGACTTCGGCATGAGCGTCGTCGAAAATCCTGTCACGGTCCATGACCTTCACGCGACCGTTCTGCATCAACTTGGTATCGACCATGAAGCGCTGACCTACCGATTCGGTGGTCGAGACTTCACGCTGCCCGACGTCGAAGGACGCGTCAACGACGACCTGATCAGGGCGTGA
- a CDS encoding DUF1553 domain-containing protein: MERQNIPSMIQTFDFANADTSTARRVVTTVPQQALFAMNSAFMTQSAAALAARLDAGTNSQRVAQAYEIVLGRQPSDEELLLAEEFLTTASLEQFAQVLLMSNELMFVD, from the coding sequence GTGGAACGGCAGAACATTCCGTCGATGATACAGACATTTGATTTTGCCAACGCTGACACATCGACAGCCCGGCGAGTCGTCACGACGGTTCCGCAGCAGGCGCTGTTCGCGATGAACTCAGCGTTCATGACGCAGTCCGCTGCCGCACTTGCCGCCCGACTCGATGCCGGGACCAATTCGCAGCGCGTCGCCCAGGCATATGAGATTGTGCTGGGACGGCAGCCTTCGGACGAAGAGCTGTTGCTGGCTGAAGAGTTCTTAACCACCGCTTCGCTGGAACAGTTTGCTCAGGTGTTGCTGATGAGTAACGAATTGATGTTTGTGGACTGA
- a CDS encoding DUF1080 domain-containing protein, whose protein sequence is MSARRIIRGCVAALVLSLGTHSLAQDAEWISLFDGKTLDGWEKVGNEKSVWEVKDGAISGSGPASMLVCTKGPYKNFRYRAEIRINDGGNSGLYFRTTRMPGFTDGYEAQIDSTHTDPIRTGSLYGMCHVYEQHVKPDTWFTYDLEVRDDVWRGRDVTRIKVTVDGHELYEYLDFAQTFREGHFAFQQHDPGSRVNIRKIEVMPLP, encoded by the coding sequence ATGTCCGCCCGTCGCATCATCCGTGGTTGTGTCGCCGCACTGGTTCTGTCGCTCGGGACGCATTCTCTGGCCCAGGATGCTGAATGGATATCCCTGTTCGACGGCAAGACGCTGGACGGCTGGGAAAAGGTCGGCAACGAAAAAAGCGTCTGGGAGGTCAAAGACGGCGCGATCAGCGGATCCGGGCCTGCCTCCATGCTGGTTTGCACAAAAGGGCCGTACAAGAACTTCCGTTACCGCGCGGAAATCCGGATCAACGACGGCGGGAACTCCGGGCTTTACTTCCGCACAACTCGCATGCCCGGATTTACGGATGGCTATGAGGCTCAGATCGACAGCACACATACCGACCCGATCCGCACGGGTTCACTGTACGGCATGTGCCATGTCTACGAGCAGCATGTGAAGCCGGATACGTGGTTCACCTATGATCTGGAAGTCCGCGACGATGTGTGGCGCGGCAGAGACGTCACCCGCATCAAGGTGACGGTCGATGGTCACGAGTTGTACGAATATCTCGACTTCGCTCAGACCTTCCGGGAAGGACATTTCGCCTTCCAGCAGCATGACCCCGGCAGCCGAGTCAACATCCGCAAAATCGAAGTCATGCCGCTTCCATAA